In one Streptomyces sp. NBC_01241 genomic region, the following are encoded:
- a CDS encoding ABC transporter substrate-binding protein: MTGRSIRGAVAATLATVLSLTAAACSQPGGSDGGDSGSGAGESAVVGIAYEPDSLSPLLGYGKDGNSKIFDGLLALDAHMKLRPALAAALPEVSDDGLTYTYRLRQGVKFSDGKPFGAKDVVFTYRTILDEKTNNASRSELDAVKSVAATGDDTVVFTLKYPYAPFAQRTVLPIAPEHVAGRQDVNTGAFTTHPIGTGPYVLTKWSKGEKLSFRANPDYWGGAPKVKKFTMAVIKDDDVRATRLRSGELDGAILPPNLAKGFAQGSGMRTYAATTYDYRTVTLPTHNKVTGDTAIRRALDVAVDREAMVDSILNGEGRPAYGPVPTDSEWFTKGTERPHDLAAAKRILDDAGWKPGKDGIRTKDGVRAAFPLWYLTGDKLRQDHALAYASDAKKTGIDITTEAGTWEVIEPRMKQDAVLAGGGSPADPDFDQYTLLESSLAGDGFNNMAWYDNKAVDQALEAGRRSGDTTARKAAYDTVQRELVKNPGYTFLTHIDHLYVVKDRFGALTTQVEPHDHGLASGPWWNVEDWTPTK, translated from the coding sequence ATGACGGGCCGATCGATACGGGGAGCGGTCGCCGCGACACTGGCGACCGTACTGTCGTTGACCGCGGCAGCCTGCTCACAACCGGGTGGCTCGGACGGCGGCGACTCCGGTTCGGGCGCAGGGGAGTCGGCGGTGGTCGGCATCGCCTACGAGCCCGACAGCCTCAGCCCGCTGCTGGGCTACGGCAAGGACGGCAACTCCAAGATCTTCGACGGGCTGCTCGCCCTCGACGCGCACATGAAGCTGCGGCCCGCTCTCGCCGCCGCCCTGCCCGAGGTGAGCGACGACGGACTGACGTACACGTACAGGCTCCGCCAGGGCGTGAAGTTCAGCGACGGGAAGCCGTTCGGCGCCAAGGACGTCGTCTTCACCTACCGCACCATCCTGGACGAGAAGACCAACAACGCGTCCCGGAGCGAACTCGACGCAGTGAAGAGTGTCGCGGCCACCGGCGACGACACCGTGGTCTTCACACTCAAGTACCCCTACGCGCCCTTCGCCCAGCGCACCGTCCTGCCCATCGCCCCCGAACACGTCGCGGGCAGGCAGGACGTCAACACCGGCGCCTTCACCACCCACCCCATCGGTACCGGACCGTACGTCCTCACCAAGTGGTCCAAGGGCGAGAAGCTGAGCTTCAGGGCCAACCCCGACTACTGGGGCGGCGCACCGAAGGTGAAGAAGTTCACCATGGCGGTCATCAAGGACGACGACGTACGCGCCACCCGGCTGCGCTCCGGTGAGCTCGACGGCGCGATCCTGCCGCCCAACCTGGCCAAGGGCTTCGCCCAGGGCAGCGGCATGCGGACGTACGCCGCCACGACGTACGACTACCGCACCGTGACCCTGCCCACCCACAACAAGGTCACCGGCGACACCGCGATCCGGCGCGCCCTCGATGTCGCCGTCGACCGCGAGGCCATGGTCGACTCCATCCTCAACGGCGAGGGCAGGCCCGCCTACGGCCCCGTCCCCACCGACAGCGAGTGGTTCACCAAGGGCACCGAACGCCCCCACGACCTGGCCGCAGCGAAGAGGATCCTCGACGACGCCGGTTGGAAGCCCGGCAAGGACGGCATCCGCACCAAGGACGGCGTACGCGCCGCGTTCCCCCTCTGGTACCTCACCGGCGACAAGCTCCGCCAGGACCACGCACTCGCCTACGCGTCCGACGCCAAGAAGACCGGCATCGACATCACCACCGAGGCCGGTACCTGGGAGGTCATCGAGCCCCGGATGAAGCAGGACGCCGTCCTCGCGGGCGGCGGATCGCCCGCCGACCCCGACTTCGACCAGTACACCCTGCTGGAGTCCTCGCTCGCGGGCGACGGCTTCAACAACATGGCGTGGTACGACAACAAGGCCGTCGACCAGGCCCTCGAAGCGGGCCGCAGAAGCGGCGACACGACCGCGCGCAAGGCCGCCTACGACACCGTCCAGCGCGAACTGGTGAAGAACCCCGGCTACACCTTCCTCACCCACATCGACCACCTCTACGTTGTGAAGGACCGTTTCGGCGCCCTCACCACCCAGGTAGAACCGCACGACCACGGCCTGGCATCCGGCCCGTGGTGGAACGTCGAGGACTGGACGCCGACGAAGTGA
- a CDS encoding ABC transporter permease — MGRMAGRRALLAVPVLAAVTFGVFAVAAASPFDPVKAYAGTAGLTASQENLDQLRANLGVDQPLVTRWWDWLTAALSGDLGDSSVMRQPVADVIGERLGWSVLLAATAFLVAVVLGTGLGVLAARRPGGLLDRCVSSAAYTLEAAPAFWLGLLAIWFFALKLDVLPAGGLTDAASDTITFGQVANHLLLPAAVLGISQLPWFFLYVRQGVADALDEDPVRGARARGLRERTVLLGHALRSGMLPMLTLIGSRVPELITGALLVETVFSWPGIAAATVQAATSVDFPLLAALTVLATAAVVLGNLLSDLLYAIADPRVGFDG, encoded by the coding sequence ATGGGCAGGATGGCGGGACGACGGGCGCTGCTCGCCGTCCCCGTCCTGGCCGCCGTGACGTTCGGCGTCTTCGCCGTCGCCGCCGCCTCCCCCTTCGACCCCGTCAAGGCGTACGCGGGCACCGCCGGTCTCACCGCCTCGCAGGAGAACCTCGATCAGCTGCGGGCCAACCTCGGCGTCGACCAGCCCCTCGTGACCCGCTGGTGGGACTGGCTGACCGCCGCGCTCAGCGGTGACCTCGGCGACTCCAGCGTGATGCGCCAACCCGTCGCCGATGTCATCGGCGAGCGCCTCGGCTGGTCCGTGCTGCTCGCCGCGACCGCCTTCCTCGTCGCCGTCGTCCTGGGCACGGGCCTCGGCGTACTGGCCGCGCGCCGACCGGGCGGCCTCCTCGACCGGTGCGTCAGCTCCGCCGCGTACACGCTCGAAGCCGCCCCGGCCTTCTGGCTCGGACTGCTCGCCATCTGGTTCTTCGCCCTGAAACTCGATGTGCTCCCGGCCGGCGGCCTCACCGACGCGGCCAGCGATACCATCACCTTCGGCCAGGTCGCCAACCACCTGCTGCTCCCCGCGGCCGTGCTCGGGATCTCCCAGCTCCCGTGGTTCTTCCTCTACGTACGCCAGGGCGTCGCCGACGCGCTCGACGAGGATCCGGTGCGCGGCGCCCGCGCCCGCGGACTGCGCGAACGCACCGTGCTGCTCGGCCACGCACTGCGCTCCGGCATGCTGCCGATGCTCACCCTGATCGGCTCCCGCGTCCCCGAACTCATCACCGGCGCCCTGCTCGTCGAGACGGTCTTCAGCTGGCCCGGCATCGCCGCCGCCACCGTCCAGGCCGCCACCTCCGTCGACTTCCCACTGCTCGCGGCGCTCACCGTGCTCGCCACCGCGGCGGTCGTCCTCGGCAACCTCCTCTCCGATCTGCTGTACGCGATCGCCGACCCGAGAGTGGGCTTCGATGGCTGA
- a CDS encoding ABC transporter permease, translating to MAELVLGSTRRTNRRIRVAGSAAIVAAVLLAVLLVPPLVQLDQQAVDLAARLRPPSWEHPFGTDDVGRDLLLRCVYGLRVSLLVGIVAGLTATVIGTAVGALAAAFGGWTDRIVMRLVDTFSSVPHLLLGIFIVAMFRPGVGPVIVSVALTHWLSTARIVRSEVLSLRSRPFIDAAISGGASRGRVIVRHLLPAVLPQAGLAAVLMVPHAMWHESALSFLGLGLPTHQASLGNLVQTARGSLLAGDWWPTLFPGLFLIIPTLALAGLAGAWRERINPRRRSELML from the coding sequence ATGGCTGAACTCGTCCTCGGATCCACCCGCCGCACCAACCGCCGCATCCGGGTGGCCGGCTCCGCCGCAATCGTCGCCGCGGTGCTGCTCGCGGTCCTGCTCGTACCGCCGCTGGTCCAGCTCGACCAGCAGGCCGTCGACCTCGCGGCCAGACTCCGACCACCGTCCTGGGAGCACCCGTTCGGCACCGACGACGTCGGCCGCGATCTGCTGCTGCGCTGCGTGTACGGGCTGCGCGTATCGCTGCTCGTCGGCATCGTCGCCGGGCTCACCGCCACCGTCATCGGGACCGCCGTGGGTGCGCTCGCCGCCGCGTTCGGGGGCTGGACCGACCGGATCGTCATGCGGCTCGTGGACACCTTCTCGTCCGTACCGCACCTGCTGCTGGGCATCTTCATCGTCGCCATGTTCCGGCCCGGCGTCGGCCCGGTGATCGTGTCCGTCGCCCTCACCCACTGGCTCTCGACGGCCCGGATCGTCCGCTCCGAAGTGCTGTCGCTGCGCTCACGCCCGTTCATCGACGCGGCGATCTCCGGCGGCGCCTCACGCGGGCGGGTCATCGTCCGGCATCTGCTGCCCGCGGTGCTCCCGCAGGCGGGCCTCGCCGCGGTGCTCATGGTGCCGCACGCCATGTGGCACGAGTCCGCGCTCTCCTTCCTGGGGCTCGGACTCCCCACCCACCAGGCGAGCCTCGGCAACCTCGTGCAGACGGCGCGCGGTTCGCTGCTCGCCGGGGACTGGTGGCCGACGCTCTTCCCCGGCCTGTTCCTGATCATTCCGACCCTCGCCCTGGCGGGCCTCGCCGGTGCCTGGCGGGAACGGATCAACCCGCGCCGCCGATCGGAGCTGATGCTGTGA
- a CDS encoding ABC transporter ATP-binding protein — protein sequence MRGGRHIAAVSDAHFDLAAGECLALVGESGCGKSVLASALLGLLPGNARTAGSALLHDGTDLLTADERTLARTVRGRRIGLVPQSPAAHLTPVRTVRAQLEETLRELAGIRRPALRAAAEKAAARAAFPAGHLDRYPHELSGGLAQRAATALALIGDAPLLLADEPTTGLDRDLVERTVDELRRHTDGGRALLLITHDLAAAERIADRVAVMYAGRIVELADADRFFGGPGPRHPYARGLLDALPERAFAPIPGMPPELGALPDGCAFAARCGRADDRCSVPPPFDGRLACHHGVRTAAEESAHA from the coding sequence ATGCGCGGCGGGCGGCACATCGCGGCCGTCAGCGACGCGCACTTCGACCTCGCGGCGGGGGAGTGCCTCGCCCTGGTCGGCGAGAGCGGCTGCGGCAAGTCCGTGCTCGCCTCCGCGCTCCTGGGCCTGCTCCCCGGCAACGCGCGGACCGCGGGCTCGGCGCTGCTCCACGACGGCACCGATCTGCTCACCGCCGATGAACGGACCCTGGCCCGCACGGTACGGGGCCGCCGCATCGGACTCGTACCGCAGAGCCCCGCGGCCCACCTCACCCCGGTCCGCACGGTGCGCGCCCAACTGGAGGAGACCCTCCGCGAACTGGCCGGCATCCGAAGGCCCGCACTGCGCGCCGCCGCTGAAAAGGCCGCCGCGCGCGCCGCGTTCCCGGCCGGCCACCTGGACCGGTACCCGCACGAACTCTCCGGCGGCCTCGCCCAGCGCGCCGCCACCGCGCTGGCCCTGATCGGCGACGCACCCCTGCTCCTGGCCGACGAACCGACCACCGGACTCGACCGCGACCTGGTCGAGCGGACCGTCGACGAACTGCGCCGCCACACCGACGGCGGCAGGGCCCTCCTGCTCATCACCCACGACCTGGCGGCGGCCGAGCGGATCGCCGACCGGGTCGCCGTGATGTACGCGGGCCGCATCGTCGAACTCGCCGACGCCGACCGGTTCTTCGGGGGACCAGGACCGCGCCACCCGTACGCCCGCGGTCTCCTCGACGCCCTCCCGGAGCGCGCCTTCGCCCCCATCCCCGGAATGCCGCCGGAGCTCGGCGCGCTCCCCGACGGCTGCGCGTTCGCGGCCCGTTGCGGCCGCGCCGACGACCGGTGCTCCGTCCCGCCCCCGTTCGACGGCCGTCTCGCCTGCCACCACGGCGTGCGGACAGCCGCGGAGGAGTCCGCCCATGCTTGA
- a CDS encoding ABC transporter ATP-binding protein, with product MLELTRITAGYVPRAPVVRDASLTVEPGESVGLLGPSGCGKSTLARVAALLHRPDTGTVTLDGRPVRGWRHRAPRAQRTAVGVVFQQPRLSADPRLSLRELIAQPLRATGRRSTVTDQVAELAPAVGLTAELLNRRPHEVSDGQLQRACLARALVLRPRWLICDEMTAMLDASTTAALVAVVESYRRESGAGLLAVGHDRVLLERWCDRTVGWQEITGHGTPDPATTAPSSC from the coding sequence ATGCTTGAACTCACCCGTATCACGGCCGGATACGTCCCCCGTGCCCCCGTGGTCCGCGACGCCTCACTGACGGTTGAACCCGGCGAATCCGTCGGACTGCTGGGCCCGAGCGGTTGCGGTAAATCGACCCTGGCCAGGGTCGCCGCGCTGCTGCACCGCCCGGACACGGGCACGGTCACACTGGACGGCCGACCGGTACGGGGCTGGCGGCACCGCGCCCCGAGGGCGCAGCGCACCGCCGTCGGCGTTGTCTTCCAACAGCCCCGGCTCTCGGCCGACCCCCGGCTCAGCCTCCGCGAACTCATCGCCCAGCCCCTGCGCGCCACTGGCCGGCGCTCGACGGTGACCGACCAGGTGGCCGAACTGGCCCCGGCCGTCGGCCTCACCGCCGAACTGCTGAACCGGCGTCCGCACGAGGTGAGCGACGGTCAGTTGCAGCGTGCCTGCCTCGCGAGGGCATTGGTCCTGCGGCCGCGCTGGCTGATCTGCGACGAGATGACGGCGATGCTCGACGCGTCGACGACCGCCGCGCTGGTCGCGGTCGTCGAGTCCTACCGACGCGAGTCCGGGGCCGGTCTGCTGGCGGTCGGCCACGACCGGGTGCTGCTGGAACGCTGGTGCGACCGCACGGTCGGCTGGCAGGAAATCACCGGGCACGGCACACCGGACCCGGCTACCACGGCCCCGTCCAGCTGCTGA
- a CDS encoding GyrI-like domain-containing protein: MTTKYDVKRELKKCYSPKNTDWELVDIPELHFLAIDGHGDPNTSAAYRCAVEALYAVAYTVKFATKGDLGKDFVVGPLEGLWWADDMDDFLARLKDNWRWRLLINVPDWITSDMIEDAKHTALTKKNLPAIPDVRSQTLHEGNSAQVLHIGPYDDETPILTRLHHEYLPANNLREAGLHHEIYLSDPRRTDPAKVRTLLRQPVEAQSG, translated from the coding sequence ATGACCACCAAGTACGACGTCAAGCGCGAGCTCAAGAAGTGCTACTCGCCCAAGAACACTGACTGGGAGCTCGTCGACATCCCCGAGCTCCATTTCCTTGCGATCGACGGGCACGGCGACCCGAACACCAGCGCCGCTTACCGCTGCGCGGTCGAGGCGCTCTACGCGGTCGCCTATACCGTTAAGTTCGCGACCAAAGGTGACCTCGGCAAGGACTTCGTCGTGGGCCCGCTTGAGGGACTGTGGTGGGCGGACGACATGGACGACTTCCTGGCCAGGCTCAAGGACAACTGGCGATGGAGACTGCTCATCAACGTCCCCGACTGGATCACCAGTGACATGATCGAAGACGCCAAGCACACCGCCCTCACCAAGAAGAACCTTCCGGCTATTCCGGATGTTCGGTCACAGACGCTGCACGAGGGCAACAGCGCCCAGGTCCTCCACATCGGCCCTTACGACGACGAGACACCGATCCTGACCAGGCTGCACCACGAGTACCTCCCCGCCAACAACCTGCGGGAGGCGGGGCTGCACCACGAGATCTACCTCAGCGACCCACGCAGGACTGACCCCGCCAAAGTCAGGACGCTTCTACGGCAACCCGTAGAAGCGCAATCCGGTTGA